The following proteins are encoded in a genomic region of Chlorogloeopsis sp. ULAP01:
- a CDS encoding HAD family hydrolase, giving the protein MKRPKVIFLDAVGTLFNVKGSVGEVYSQLAQEFGVEVSAEILNKTFISSFKAAPPPVFPNTQEQDILQYEFDWWLNIASKTFEQAGVLDKFSDFSAFFSEIYIHFGTAEPWFLYTDVLPALTNWRQMGIELGIVSNFDSRLYSVLQALELRDFFSSITISTQAGAAKPDPKIFTIALEKHNCPPAAAWHIGDSFTEDYHGAKAAGLRGIWINRES; this is encoded by the coding sequence ATGAAACGACCGAAAGTTATTTTTTTAGATGCTGTTGGCACACTCTTCAACGTTAAGGGCAGTGTGGGTGAGGTTTATAGTCAATTAGCACAGGAATTTGGCGTCGAAGTTTCAGCCGAAATTTTGAATAAAACATTCATCTCTAGCTTTAAAGCTGCACCGCCACCTGTATTTCCAAATACACAAGAGCAAGATATTCTCCAGTACGAGTTTGATTGGTGGTTGAATATAGCCTCTAAAACCTTTGAGCAAGCAGGTGTTTTAGACAAATTTTCCGACTTTTCGGCTTTTTTTAGCGAAATTTACATCCACTTTGGCACTGCCGAACCGTGGTTTTTGTATACCGATGTTTTACCAGCATTGACAAACTGGCGGCAGATGGGAATCGAATTAGGAATAGTATCGAATTTTGATTCTCGCCTTTATTCAGTATTGCAGGCTTTAGAACTGAGAGATTTTTTCAGTTCTATAACTATTTCTACCCAAGCAGGTGCCGCTAAACCCGATCCCAAAATTTTTACAATCGCCTTAGAAAAACATAACTGCCCCCCTGCCGCAGCATGGCACATTGGGGACAGTTTTACAGAAGATTATCACGGAGCAAAGGCAGCAGGATTAAGAGGCATTTGGATTAACCGTGAAAGTTAG
- a CDS encoding DUF4278 domain-containing protein, with the protein MKLTYRGVDYEHNPLTVELTPEEVGGKYRGATWERRYPRHIPVPQPVAELKYRSVPYHIGDPLDVEAMTHRKQRTATKTEATVTKRKKLTEDLARTHLVHIQRNLEHRLQVAKEQGNQHLIQLLEEEAKQLV; encoded by the coding sequence ATGAAACTTACTTATCGCGGTGTTGATTATGAACACAATCCTTTAACCGTGGAACTAACCCCAGAAGAAGTTGGTGGTAAGTACCGTGGTGCAACTTGGGAGCGTCGTTATCCCAGACATATTCCCGTACCTCAACCAGTAGCTGAGTTGAAGTATCGTAGTGTTCCTTATCATATTGGCGATCCGCTAGACGTAGAAGCGATGACGCACCGGAAACAGCGTACTGCTACTAAAACTGAAGCAACCGTCACCAAACGCAAAAAATTGACTGAGGATTTAGCAAGAACTCATCTGGTACATATCCAACGTAATTTGGAACATCGCTTGCAAGTAGCCAAAGAACAAGGAAATCAACACCTGATTCAGCTACTAGAAGAAGAAGCAAAGCAGTTGGTTTAA
- a CDS encoding NAD(P)/FAD-dependent oxidoreductase — MTEQRARICILGGGFGGLYTALRLSQLPWQPLSKPEIVLVDQSDRFVFSPLLYELLTGELQSWEIAPPFEELLQDTGVRFYQATVSGIDIYQRQVHLHDGPAINYDRLVLALGGETPLDIVPGATAYAYTFRTITDAYRLEERLRVLEESDADKIRVAIVGGGYSGVELACKLADRLGQKGRFRLIELTDQILRTSPEFNRQAAKKALDEQGVFIDLETKVVSMGQDTISLEYKGQVDIIPVDLVIWTVGTQVAPVVRNLGLKQNQRGQITTTPTLQVLDHPEIFALGDLADCRDAEGQQVPATAQAAFQQADYAGWNVWASLSDRPLLPLRYQHLGEMMTLGIDSATFSGLGITLEGTLAYIARRLAYLYRLPTLDHKLKVGFNWLARPIIETLSK, encoded by the coding sequence ATGACCGAACAAAGAGCTAGAATTTGTATCCTGGGTGGAGGCTTTGGTGGTCTCTACACCGCCTTACGGTTAAGCCAGTTACCTTGGCAACCGTTGTCAAAACCTGAAATAGTTTTGGTAGATCAAAGCGATCGCTTTGTTTTTTCTCCCCTCCTCTACGAACTACTGACTGGGGAACTACAATCTTGGGAAATTGCCCCTCCCTTTGAAGAACTTTTACAAGACACAGGTGTGCGTTTTTATCAGGCTACTGTGTCGGGAATTGATATATATCAACGCCAAGTACACTTACACGATGGGCCAGCAATCAATTATGATCGTCTGGTGCTGGCGCTGGGTGGCGAAACACCCCTAGATATCGTGCCAGGAGCTACAGCTTATGCATACACATTCCGAACTATTACAGATGCGTATCGTTTAGAAGAACGCCTGCGAGTATTGGAAGAATCAGATGCAGATAAAATTCGAGTAGCAATTGTTGGCGGTGGTTATAGTGGTGTTGAACTAGCTTGTAAATTAGCAGACAGACTGGGGCAAAAAGGACGTTTTCGATTAATTGAATTGACAGATCAAATTTTGCGTACTTCTCCAGAGTTTAATCGCCAAGCAGCAAAAAAAGCCTTGGATGAACAAGGTGTATTTATTGACTTGGAAACCAAGGTAGTATCAATGGGGCAAGATACTATTTCCTTAGAATATAAGGGTCAAGTAGATATTATTCCCGTAGATTTAGTCATTTGGACAGTAGGAACACAAGTTGCACCTGTAGTACGAAATCTTGGTCTTAAACAGAATCAACGTGGGCAAATTACCACTACACCCACTTTACAAGTCCTTGATCATCCAGAAATTTTTGCTTTAGGAGATTTAGCAGACTGTCGAGATGCAGAAGGACAGCAAGTACCTGCTACTGCTCAAGCAGCTTTTCAACAAGCCGATTATGCTGGTTGGAATGTTTGGGCAAGCCTAAGCGATCGCCCCTTACTTCCTTTGCGCTATCAGCACTTAGGTGAGATGATGACACTAGGGATAGATAGTGCTACCTTCAGTGGTTTGGGCATCACTTTGGAAGGGACTTTAGCTTATATAGCTCGTCGTCTAGCCTATCTCTATCGCTTACCGACTTTAGATCATAAACTTAAAGTTGGTTTTAACTGGTTAGCTCGTCCTATTATAGAGACACTCTCAAAATAA
- a CDS encoding GNAT family N-acetyltransferase, which yields MLFEKDGISIHLMQEDIHDYQLMAKWLTDEKVLEFYEGRDNPFPLERIIETYQPLVRGYDPVVPCLFYYQNIPIGYIQYYSVNDLPETDRQKYCLENTDFIYGIDLFIGESTCWNKGIGTKVVSGIVDYLFEQLQAVKVVIDPDVKNIRAIRCYEKCGFIKVKLLPKHELHEGKYQDNWLMVIERKKSLH from the coding sequence ATGCTCTTTGAAAAGGACGGAATTAGCATTCACCTTATGCAAGAAGATATCCATGATTATCAATTAATGGCGAAATGGCTAACTGATGAAAAAGTATTGGAATTTTATGAAGGTAGAGATAATCCTTTTCCATTAGAAAGAATTATAGAAACATACCAACCTTTAGTTAGAGGATACGATCCAGTTGTACCTTGTCTGTTCTACTATCAAAATATCCCCATTGGTTACATACAGTATTATTCAGTTAATGACTTACCTGAAACCGACAGGCAAAAGTATTGTCTGGAAAATACTGATTTTATCTACGGTATTGATTTATTTATAGGCGAAAGCACCTGTTGGAATAAAGGAATTGGCACGAAAGTTGTGTCAGGAATTGTAGACTATCTTTTTGAGCAATTACAAGCTGTTAAAGTAGTTATAGATCCAGATGTGAAGAATATTCGCGCTATTCGTTGCTATGAGAAATGCGGTTTCATAAAAGTAAAGCTTTTGCCAAAACATGAACTGCACGAAGGGAAATACCAGGATAACTGGTTGATGGTAATAGAGCGAAAGAAATCATTACACTGA